The Polyangium aurulentum genomic interval ATCGAAGGCTCGACGCGCGGTAACCCCGCCCCTCACACGCATCCGTGACGGGCAAAAGGCAGCCACGCATGACCCGAGAGCCTAGCACGGCTCCCTACGCCGACGCGTCATTTACGAGGGGGGCCAATGGCCCATTCGAAGGGTTTCGACCCGCGCGCCCCGCGTGAACGGGGCGCTATCCGGGCGTTCGTGCCAGCAAGGGATGCTCGGGCACCAATGCGAGATAGGGAGATCAGGCGCCGGGAGGCGGCTGCATTGCGAAGAGCGCCTGGTAGATCTTGGTCAGCGTCCCGCGCGACTCGTTCGTGAGGCCGTCGGCCTTGTGAGGCCACGCGAAGCCGACGCCCATCGCCCGGCCGCACGTGAACGACACCATCAGGTCGACGTTCGGCTGGCCCTGACGCACCATCGAGATGCCCATGCCAGGCGCCTGGTTGCAACCCATGTTGCCCGGCTGGAAGCTGTCCTCGTCGCCGAAGAGATCGAGCAGCTCGTCCTTCATGTCGTCGCTGGAGACGGGCATGCTCGCCGCGATCGCCATGCCGTTGAACATGGGGAGCTGGGGCTGGGTCTGCGCCGGCTGCTGCGGCGTCCCGACGCCGGGGATGAGGCCGGGCGGGATGGGGATGCCAGCCGCCTGCGCGGCCGCTGCGGCCTGCTGGCCGAGCTGGTCCAGCCCGGGCACGCCGGGGAAGAGCGACGGCGCCGCACCGGGCACGGCGGCCACCGGCGGGGGAGCGGGCTGCTGCAGCCGCATGACCGTGATCTGCGCCTGATCCATCTGATCGAAGGGCGCGGTCCGCGACGCACAGCCAGCGGCCAAGGGGGCGACGAGGAGGGTGAGTCCGAGGAGGTTGCGCAGGCTCGAGTTCATCTTGTTGATCTCCTAGTACATGGGAGACGGTCCCGGGGGCAAGGCCACTGCGTCGACAACGTGCTGCGATCGAAAGAAGTTGTCGTGCCACGGGCGGGCAGTGTCAACCCGGACGGCCGAGGGCGCGGTTTCTCCCCTCGGCCGCACTCGACCCGAGGGGCCGGCCGGCGTATCGTCTTGCCGGCGCCAACCGAGGCGCGCGAGGCGGATGGAAGCGGACACGCCGGAGATCGAGCTCGAGCGCTTCGCTGCCCTGTGCGCGGAGGTCGAGGAAGGCACGCCCCTCGAGGCGGTGCTGCTCGCGGCGGGCCTGTCCGAAGAGGCGTGGTCGCGCAGCCGGGACGCGTGGATGGGGCGCATGTCGAGCGGCTCCGACGAGGAGCGCGTCACGCTCGAGAGCCGCTACCGCGCCGCGTTCGACGCGAGGCAGCGCGCGCTGCGCCCGCCTGCTTCCGAGGGGAACGAGCCCCCGACCCAGGAGAAACCTCGCGCCGCCGACGCGCCGTCCACCGAGCCCGAGCCCGCGACGACGCGCATGGACGAGGACCCGCCGACGCCGCGGGCCCCGCGCACGTCGCGCCGTCGCATGAACACGCTGCCGATCGTCGACGAGGGGAGCTGGAGCGGCGTGGGCCCCTTGCCGGGCGCGCCGCCCGTCGACGAGCGCGTGACGCCCGCGACGCCGATCGCAGCCCAGCAAAGGCCTCCGAGCCGCCCGGATGGAGCGCTGCCGTTCCGTCCCCCGGAGGGCGCGCCCGCGACGATCGCGCCGCCGCCCTCGGGGATGGAGGATCGCCTGCCGGGCGGCCTGCCCTTCCGGCCCCCGAGCCCCACGCCCCCCGGGAACGTGATGCCCTCGAGCGCGCCCTTGCCGTTCCGGCCGCCGCACGAATCGGATCACGCGCCGCCCATGTCCTCGGCGATGTCGCCGTCGCAGCCGCAGCCGCCGTCCTTTCCGCAGGTGCCGTTTCCACCGCCGCCGCCGCCGCCTCCGGGCGGGGCGCCGTTCCGGCCGCCGTCGGTGACCATGACGGCGCCGGCTGGCCCGCAGGGGCCGTCGCTGTCGTACGGCTCGTATCCGCCGCCTCCTGCGGCAGGCGCGCCCGGCCCCGGGCTGCACCGGCCGAGCCCGCCTTCGCCGAACACGAGCCCGGCGTCGTCCGCCTCGCCGCTGTCGCTCGCGGGGTTTGCGGCCATGGCGTCGGGCCCGCGGCTCGGGCTCGAGCAGTACGCGGCGTTCGCGGCCGAGATCGCGGTGAACCCGGCCTCGATGGCCGAGATCCGCGCGCGCTACGGGTTGACGGACGCGACGCACCCGGCCGAGTCGGAGGCGTGGCAGCGAAGGTTCGCGGCGGACCGTGAGCTTTACGTGCGTTACGCGAATCTTTTTCAGCGTTATCGAGACTGGTTATCGTCGCAGAAGGAGCGGTGAGGGGTCTTCATGTCCATTCGTCCAGCCACGCCCGCCGACATTCCTCGCCTCATGGAGATTCGCGAGGCCGTGCGGGAGAACCGCCTGTCGGATCCGAAGGTGGTCCCGGCGAGCGATTACTGCGAGTTCATCGCGCACTCGGGCATCTGGGTCTGGGAGGAGTTCGGCCAGATCCTCGGCTTCTCGGCGGGCGACACGAGGAGCGGCTGGGTCTGGGCGCTGTTCGTCGATCCCCCCTACGAGCGGCGAGGGATCGGCCGCGCGCTCCTGCCCGAGGCGTGCGCCTCGCTGCGCCGCGCGGGGCACCAGATCCTGAAGCTCAGCACGGCCCCGGGGACGCGCGCCGAGCGATTCTATCTCGCCGACGGCTGGCGCCCGGCGGGGCGCTCGGCGAGCGGGGAGATCGTCTTCGAGAAGGTCGGCTAGCCGGCTTCGCCTTCGGCGCGCACGGCGGCGGCTTCGGCCCAGAGGGCGCCGACGTCGAGGGTCAAGCCCTCGCAACCGGGGATGGTCTCCATCGTGCCTTCGGTGGCGAGGGCGATTCGCTCATAGCGCCCGCGCTCGTTCAGCTCGAAGATCTCGAATGTCTCCAGCGCCGGATCGACGAGCCAGTACCACCGGATGCCGAAGGACGCGTACTCGTCGATCTTCTCGATGCGATCGCGGCGGCCGTCACGCGGGGTCGAGGAGACGACCTCGACGACGATGCTCGGGGGCACGCGGATGGGGCCCTCGACCGGGGGGCGCTTGGCGCCGGCGAGATACACGCTCATGTCCGGTATGCGGCCGCGATCGCTCCGCACGGCGAGCTTGAGACCGGATCCGAAGACGCGAGCCCCATGCGCGCCGGCCCATCCCATGAGGATGTAGGTCAACCTGGCGAGCATCGCC includes:
- a CDS encoding GNAT family N-acetyltransferase; translation: MSIRPATPADIPRLMEIREAVRENRLSDPKVVPASDYCEFIAHSGIWVWEEFGQILGFSAGDTRSGWVWALFVDPPYERRGIGRALLPEACASLRRAGHQILKLSTAPGTRAERFYLADGWRPAGRSASGEIVFEKVG
- a CDS encoding Uma2 family endonuclease codes for the protein MFEALAQESLPAADEPMTLEAWAALPEDEPGELVDGLLVEEEMTNAVHEAMLARLTYILMGWAGAHGARVFGSGLKLAVRSDRGRIPDMSVYLAGAKRPPVEGPIRVPPSIVVEVVSSTPRDGRRDRIEKIDEYASFGIRWYWLVDPALETFEIFELNERGRYERIALATEGTMETIPGCEGLTLDVGALWAEAAAVRAEGEAG